In a single window of the Olivibacter sp. SDN3 genome:
- a CDS encoding TlpA disulfide reductase family protein, with protein sequence MKHPLTPCLFIFILLNFYSTISFSYQEAKKATLAGQITNYDSKTSVTLFINRLGQINEPLQIQPDSNGRFHTTFEVYNPTDAWLTYHANFLILVHPNDSLYIEFDGSKNGRPQLLSTVQFGGDRAETNRDIALFQKMYFSNEIYTNRDNQTKAVKELETEDYLAFNDIIRRKGQALYEAFIQKHQPNQESRQWASFFIEDDYYNNIHFYPMDHRESRHLEWTDTSWVVPKGYFEKLRERLPLTLSNLMNTYSLNSFANAFTSYVNEKLRGEHKVGDNWGVSPAGGLMAPSQSVDSIKIHGIIKYVPDSLLMEIMLTNVFFDALKKQNIAPYEKYYYIAEDFIKQPYLREPLYQLYLETKNRIEKPEFYSEAIFRDVASSGSKEVFDEILTANKGKIIYIDLWATWCVPCLAEFPNSRIVENELKDSVSFVYICIDSEKDRYLSTVSKYQLGGQHYFLSNQQSQELRQMLGINGIPYYILIDQKGVVKEQGNHLRPPSIKEKIKKL encoded by the coding sequence ATGAAGCATCCATTGACTCCTTGTCTTTTTATATTCATCCTACTGAATTTTTATTCTACGATATCCTTTTCGTATCAAGAGGCCAAAAAAGCTACGCTAGCTGGACAGATCACCAATTACGATTCCAAAACATCCGTTACATTGTTTATAAATAGACTTGGACAGATAAACGAACCCCTGCAAATACAGCCTGATAGTAACGGAAGGTTCCATACAACCTTTGAGGTTTATAATCCCACCGATGCCTGGCTAACTTATCATGCAAACTTTCTGATCTTGGTCCACCCCAATGATAGTTTGTATATCGAATTTGATGGCAGCAAAAACGGCAGACCCCAACTTCTATCAACAGTGCAATTCGGAGGTGACAGAGCGGAAACCAACCGGGATATTGCCCTTTTTCAAAAAATGTATTTTTCAAATGAAATATATACCAACCGGGATAATCAGACAAAGGCTGTGAAAGAACTGGAAACAGAAGACTATTTAGCATTTAATGATATAATCAGGCGGAAGGGCCAGGCGTTATATGAAGCGTTTATTCAAAAACATCAGCCGAATCAAGAAAGCAGACAATGGGCTTCCTTTTTCATCGAGGACGATTATTATAATAATATCCATTTTTATCCGATGGATCATAGAGAATCAAGGCACCTGGAATGGACAGACACTTCCTGGGTTGTTCCGAAAGGTTATTTTGAGAAGCTTAGGGAACGATTACCCCTAACTTTATCCAATTTAATGAACACATATTCCCTTAACAGTTTTGCAAATGCCTTCACTTCTTATGTAAACGAAAAACTGAGGGGTGAACACAAGGTCGGCGATAATTGGGGCGTTTCTCCGGCGGGAGGTTTGATGGCACCGAGCCAATCTGTTGATTCAATAAAAATTCACGGCATAATAAAATACGTCCCCGACAGCCTTTTAATGGAAATCATGCTGACCAATGTTTTTTTCGATGCTTTAAAAAAACAAAATATAGCGCCCTATGAAAAATATTATTACATCGCCGAAGACTTTATAAAACAGCCATATTTAAGGGAACCACTTTATCAATTGTATCTCGAAACAAAGAATAGGATAGAAAAACCCGAGTTCTACAGCGAAGCGATTTTTAGAGATGTAGCCTCCTCAGGTTCAAAAGAAGTTTTTGATGAAATTTTAACCGCGAACAAAGGCAAGATCATCTATATCGATCTATGGGCTACATGGTGCGTCCCGTGCTTAGCTGAATTTCCCAATTCTAGAATAGTAGAGAATGAATTGAAAGACAGTGTGAGTTTTGTATACATATGCATTGACTCAGAAAAAGACAGGTACCTGTCCACGGTTTCCAAATATCAGTTGGGAGGGCAGCACTATTTTTTATCGAACCAACAGAGCCAAGAGCTAAGACAAATGTTGGGGATAAATGGCATTCCCTATTATATATTAATTGATCAAAAGGGGGTAGTAAAGGAGCAGGGAAACCATTTGAGACCACCTAGCATAAAAGAAAAAATAAAAAAATTATAG